The segment GGTAATGAAATCTTCGTTTCGGACCGGATTAAAGCGGAAAAACGCCGGTGGAGAATCTCTTTAAGAAAAAGAGAGAAGGGCACAATGGCCTGTTGACATAGGGATTGACCCGGATAGAATTGAGCTATTGAGATCAAGTCTCATTATCTGTTTGGAGCTCACTCAGCAGCCTGCCAATCGACTCCAAACTGGTCACACCCCAGTTTTCCTGCCCGATAACCGCACCGCTAATTATCAAACCCCACTTGCTTCCACCCAACTTTACTCATCGCTGCAGTCAGTCTCGTTTAGAGCAATTTCCGTTGGATAACGAGCTATTTCCGTTGGATAACAATGTCACTGTTCTTCAATTCCGTCTGACAGATACGTTCGAAAGTCGTGAGAGCAACAACCTGGTCAATTAATCACGATTAACGCTGCGGACCATTAGAAGTTTCCAATATACCCGATTTCAGCCCTGTGCCAGTCGTTTAATCACCGTAATAGAGCCGGCCTCGGTCGCTCTTCTGAATTACAAATACGAGTAACCTCGATGACCGTTAAACAGCCCTGTCAGGATCGTATGCTCTGCCACTGTTTGAAAGTGCGCGAGTCCGAAGTCCGTCATAAATTCGAAACGGGCGAAGCAATGTCCGTTCCGTGTATCGTACAACAGACGGGAGCCGGAACCGGCTGCACCGCCTGTGTGTTACGAATTTCCAAAGTACTCGAATCTTATCCTTCGGCCGTTTCGCCCATCTGCATGGCGAGATAATTCTGAGTACCAACCTCTTTGAGCAGGCTCAATTGGGTTTCCAGCCAGTCGACACTCTCTTCAGATTCGACCAGGATTTTCTCCATAATCTCTTTGCTGCCGGCGTCTTTTTCATCCTGCGCCAGTTTGATGGCATCGTTGTAGGCACTCACGGCTCCGATTTCGAGTTTCAAGCCATTCTGTAGCTGCTCTTCAACCGTCTTGCCGACGCGGATGACGTCGTAACGGGCGATTTCGGGAACCCCTTCCAAAAAGAGAATCCGGTCGATCAGCAGATCGGCATGCTGCATCTCTTCCATTGATTCGTCCCAGTAGAATTTAGCGAGCTTGTTAAATCCCCAGTCTTTGCACATTTTAGACTGAATGAAATACTGGTTGATGGCGGTCAACTCGATGGTTAATCCCGCGTTCATTGCCTCGATAACTTTGGCGCTGCCCTTCATAGTACGTTCTTCCTCTACGCTGTTCGTTCAATAGTCCGCAGCTGACGAATCCGTGCCGCCAGTCTGTAATTCGGTAAGTTGATTAGTGTGGAAATGTCTCATTTCTGGAGAACTGGCTTCAATCTTATAGACTGAAATCGATCAGGACGAACCCTATCGCCAGCTTTTCCTACCATTTTCATCGATTGAAATCCGGTCTCTCTCAGGACTTGCGAGTGTGTCTCAGTTCGTCTCCAGTTACGGAGAGAATCAGAGAAAACTCAGAATCTGGTTGTCCTCTGCAATTTTTCATATTAAAATTGATCTATGCGTTCGTGAGGACTCCCTCGTCCAATTTTCAACAATTCACGAACGCGCATGCCGAAAATATCCCACCTGAATTTTCCTGCCAAGAATCAGCCCTCCTTCAACTAGCTTTACTCCAACAAGTCTGTGAACCCCATGCGACAGTGTCCACCCATTGTCCGGAGCTTCCGCGTTAGCTTCTTCCTCCTCGCTGCCGTCTGCTTATCCTGGCCGTCTTCGAGTCAAGCAGAAGAACCCGGCACAGAGCTGCTTTTCGAGCGGGATATCCGTCCGATTCTCAAAGAGCATTGTATCCATTGCCACGGTGAAGGGGGCGAAACCGAAGGGGGACTCGACGTTCGCTTACAACGATTTCTCGTAAAGGGGGGAGACTCGGGGGAAGCGATCGATCCGGGGAAGCCTGACTTCAGTTATCTGGTCATGCGTCTGGATGCCGGCGAGATGCCGCCCGATGAAGACAAGCTGCTGCCCCAACACGAGATCGATCTCATCAAGACGTGGATCGCTCAGGGAGCCAAAACAGCCCGTCCCGAACCAGAAGAAATTGGCAATGGTCCAATCATCACTGAGGAGGAACGGAATTTCTGGTCTTTCCTGCCTGTTCAGGAATATCCGATCCCCGAAGTGGCTCAACAGGAATTGGTGTCGACTCCGATTGATGCATTCATCGTGCAAAAACTGGAGTCAGAGGATTTGACCTATTCTTACGAAGCGGACAAACGGACTTTGATCCGTCGTGCCACCTTCGATTTGACGGGCCTGCCTCCCACTCCGGCTGAGATCAACGACTTCCTGAACGATGAATCGCCCGAAGCATTCGAGACCGTCATCGATCGACTGCTCGCCTCTCCCGAGTATGGCGAACGCTGGGGACGGCACTGGCTCGACGTAGCTGGGTATGCCGACAGCGAAGGGTACACGATTCAAGATCCACTTCGAGACTACGCGTACAAATACCGCAACTATGTCATCGACAGTTTCAACAATGACATTCCTTACAATCAGTTCATAACCGAACAACTCGCGGGCGACGAGCTCGCCAAGCGTCCGCTGGACAATACCGACCCTGAAACGATCCGCCTGTTAACGGCGACCGGCTTCCTGCGCATGGCGCCCGACGGAACTGGCTCAGGACCGGATGATGCTGAT is part of the Polystyrenella longa genome and harbors:
- a CDS encoding (2Fe-2S)-binding protein, with amino-acid sequence MLCHCLKVRESEVRHKFETGEAMSVPCIVQQTGAGTGCTACVLRISKVLESYPSAVSPICMAR
- the bfr gene encoding bacterioferritin, with the protein product MKGSAKVIEAMNAGLTIELTAINQYFIQSKMCKDWGFNKLAKFYWDESMEEMQHADLLIDRILFLEGVPEIARYDVIRVGKTVEEQLQNGLKLEIGAVSAYNDAIKLAQDEKDAGSKEIMEKILVESEESVDWLETQLSLLKEVGTQNYLAMQMGETAEG